The Corynebacterium felinum DNA segment AAGGGCTACCGTGGCCAGCGTTCCCGCCTGTACCGTAAGGCTAAGGAACAGTGGCTGCACTCTATGACTTACGCTTACCGCGATCGTCGCGCTCGTAAGTCTGAGTTCCGCAAGCTGTGGATCACCCGTATCAACGCTGCAGCTCGTATGAACGACATTACCTACAACCGTCTGATCCAGGGCTTGCGTCTTGCTGAGATCGAGGTTGACCGCAAGATCCTCGCTGAGCTCGCTGTGAATGATTTCGCTGCGTTCTCCGCAATCTGCGAAGCTGCGAAGGCTGCTCTGCCAGCTGACGTTAACGCACCAAAGGCTGCCTAAGCTTTTTGCACTTCGGTGCTGATGATCCCCCTTACCCATGCGTGGGTAGTAGGGGGATCTTTTTCGTAGCACTTAAGAAGAGAGAAGGGGTGGGGGTATTGGTGAGCAGGTGTTTTTCAGTGAGAGTATGGACGATCTTCCCATCTGTGCGCAAGCCCTTTTCTTTCACGGTGTCTCATAATAAAATTCCCTTTGTATTAGGGTAGTGGTTACTCTCGTTGTATCAAGGTAGCCTTGTGCCAGTGTGGTAACTATGAGAGTGGGTATGCCTCAAGAATGCGCAGCGTAGGTATTCTTCAGGTGCAGAAAGGAATGTAATGTCGCAACCATATAATTTTGGTGATCAGGGCAATGAATGGAATTCTTCGAATTCACAACCTGCTTCCAACCCTTTCAATTCCGCTTCCTATCCACCGGTACACGGCACCAGTGGTGTTTCGGGAGCGGATGTGCCTTATGCAACTCCAGAGATTGCTCCTCAGTACCAATCGCCTTCGGGCGCTTATCCGCTGAATCCTGCGTTTGCGGATATGCAGTCTACGCCTTCGTCTTTTATGCACCAGCAGCCATTCCACTCCGCGATGGTGCCCATGCAGCCAGGTTATGCGGTTCCCGTGGTGCAAAAAAGTTGGGTGGTCACGTTAGTGTTGGCTTTTTTCTTGGGCGGTTGGGGCGCCCACAATTTCTATTTGGGTAATAATGGTCGTGCTTTTGCCCAATTGGCACTCACTGTTTTGGGTATCCTCACATCTATTTTGGTGGTGGGTATTTTCTTGCTCATGATTGTTGGTGTGTGGGTGTTCGTGGAGATTATTATGACCTTAACTGGTGCTGGTGGGTATGATACCGACGCCCGTGGTGTGCTTTTGTTGCGTTAAGGCATTTGGTTTCATCACTGGCTGAAATCGCGATAAACCGACTTC contains these protein-coding regions:
- a CDS encoding TM2 domain-containing protein translates to MSQPYNFGDQGNEWNSSNSQPASNPFNSASYPPVHGTSGVSGADVPYATPEIAPQYQSPSGAYPLNPAFADMQSTPSSFMHQQPFHSAMVPMQPGYAVPVVQKSWVVTLVLAFFLGGWGAHNFYLGNNGRAFAQLALTVLGILTSILVVGIFLLMIVGVWVFVEIIMTLTGAGGYDTDARGVLLLR
- the rplT gene encoding 50S ribosomal protein L20: MARVKRSLNAKKKRREILKSAKGYRGQRSRLYRKAKEQWLHSMTYAYRDRRARKSEFRKLWITRINAAARMNDITYNRLIQGLRLAEIEVDRKILAELAVNDFAAFSAICEAAKAALPADVNAPKAA